The Candidatus Polarisedimenticolia bacterium genome window below encodes:
- a CDS encoding ABC transporter substrate binding protein gives MMSTHGSRILAAIAMPLAGLLSPSSAVAHVEVATIAGTVADSAGNPLAGARLLLAGDGIGPSWAITDARGRYRFPALSPHHVCSVTAERDGFRSIQYEGMVTEPGRTRRMDFRLKRPNERDIAALVTKDPFPYDEFLRGLAARAGSPVRVIDLDRERDPAETVRRIGAEKPDLIVAAGLRAARLVRREIRDIPSILTLITDARRHDLKTDTIGLLLNQPDADRLIERVSGVLPALRRVGMVYQADTSSLLVHDLREAAERRGVQVEFRLCRAIGDLLPALNSLRGRIDALIVPDDELTSIPRAREVITTWAIKNRLPLAAPTPEWAEQGALLSYGASYERLGEETSSLANRVLSGALLPGDIEALRAGDPELLVNRDTAKRLGIEIPSGARVDTIF, from the coding sequence ATGATGTCCACACACGGGTCTCGGATCCTGGCGGCGATCGCGATGCCGCTCGCCGGCCTGCTTTCCCCTTCTTCCGCCGTCGCCCACGTCGAGGTCGCGACCATTGCGGGAACCGTCGCCGACTCCGCCGGGAATCCGCTGGCGGGGGCCCGGCTGCTCCTCGCGGGAGACGGGATCGGCCCCTCGTGGGCCATCACCGACGCCCGCGGGCGGTACCGCTTCCCGGCCCTCTCCCCGCATCACGTGTGCTCCGTGACCGCCGAGCGCGACGGCTTCCGATCGATCCAGTACGAGGGGATGGTGACCGAGCCCGGACGCACGCGCCGGATGGACTTCAGGCTGAAGCGCCCCAACGAGCGCGACATCGCCGCCCTGGTGACCAAGGACCCCTTCCCCTACGACGAGTTCCTTCGGGGCCTCGCGGCGCGGGCCGGGAGCCCGGTGCGCGTGATCGATCTCGATCGCGAAAGGGACCCGGCCGAGACCGTCCGAAGGATCGGGGCCGAAAAGCCGGACCTGATCGTGGCCGCGGGCCTGCGGGCCGCCCGCCTGGTGCGTCGCGAGATCCGGGACATTCCTTCGATCCTGACCCTGATCACCGACGCGCGGCGGCACGACTTGAAGACCGACACGATCGGCCTGCTGCTCAACCAGCCGGATGCCGATCGACTGATCGAGCGGGTGTCGGGCGTTCTCCCGGCCCTGCGACGCGTGGGGATGGTCTACCAGGCGGACACGTCGTCGCTCCTGGTGCACGATCTGCGCGAGGCGGCGGAGCGCCGCGGGGTGCAGGTCGAATTCCGGCTCTGCCGCGCCATCGGAGACCTCCTGCCGGCCCTGAACAGCCTGCGGGGACGGATCGACGCCTTGATCGTGCCCGACGACGAGCTGACCTCCATCCCGCGCGCCCGCGAGGTGATCACCACGTGGGCGATCAAGAACCGCCTGCCTCTGGCCGCCCCGACCCCTGAATGGGCGGAGCAGGGCGCCCTGCTCTCCTACGGCGCCTCGTACGAGCGCCTCGGCGAGGAGACCTCGAGTCTGGCGAATCGGGTGCTGAGCGGCGCGCTCCTGCCGGGGGACATCGAGGCGCTGCGGGCGGGAGATCCCGAGCTGCTGGTCAACCGGGACACCGCGAAGCGGCTGGGGATCGAGATTCCTTCCGGAGCCCGGGTGGACACGATCTTCTGA
- a CDS encoding MgtC/SapB family protein translates to MPESWDLTSPMVIDFVVKALLAIVCGGLIGVEREIKDKPAGFRTNILICLGSMLFMWLSTKVAMVIAADRPSDPGRIAAQVVTGIGFLGAGTIIQSRGRIIGLTSAAMIWVVSAVGMTIGAGYGIIALITTGIILVVLVGLGLVERRVFSRCTYHDCQIAFDDDNGRTRREIEVALRSLGRPLESFHLRRADDHVVLTVPYCDAHREHKKILGELWKIEGVREVRPLR, encoded by the coding sequence GTGCCCGAGTCCTGGGATCTGACGAGCCCCATGGTGATCGACTTCGTCGTCAAGGCGCTCCTGGCGATCGTGTGCGGCGGGCTCATCGGCGTCGAGCGCGAGATCAAGGACAAGCCCGCCGGGTTCCGCACCAACATCCTCATCTGCCTGGGGTCGATGCTCTTCATGTGGCTGTCGACGAAAGTCGCCATGGTGATCGCGGCGGACCGGCCGAGCGACCCGGGCCGGATCGCGGCGCAGGTCGTGACCGGGATCGGTTTCCTCGGCGCCGGGACGATCATCCAGTCGCGCGGGCGAATCATCGGCCTGACCTCGGCGGCCATGATCTGGGTGGTCTCGGCCGTCGGCATGACGATCGGGGCGGGCTACGGGATCATCGCGCTGATCACCACCGGGATCATCCTGGTCGTCCTGGTGGGTCTCGGGCTGGTCGAGCGGCGGGTCTTCAGCCGTTGCACCTACCACGACTGCCAGATCGCCTTCGACGACGACAACGGGCGGACGCGCCGCGAGATCGAGGTCGCCCTGCGCTCCCTCGGGCGGCCGCTCGAGTCGTTCCACCTCCGCCGGGCGGACGACCACGTGGTCCTGACGGTGCCCTACTGCGACGCGCACCGCGAGCACAAGAAGATCCTGGGCGAGCTGTGGAAGATCGAAGGGGTGCGCGAGGTCCGGCCCCTGCGCTGA
- a CDS encoding Do family serine endopeptidase has protein sequence MNRALADRDGRKGVTSAGLLLAGACLGAALLALVSTARRHGHPEIGRGQSAGGAEAPAEGPRGLSPSQAPHLDAGSTSRTSQDGYAAIARAVMPAVVNISSYKVIRTYQYSPFLVDPFFRDFFGEEFPGLVVPRDQRAMSLGSGVLVDDQGTILTNYHVVEQAQEVKAALGDGREMRARIVGADQRTDLAVLRVERDSLPHAVMGDSERLEVGDIVLAIGNPFGLGETVTMGIVSAIGRGSLGLADYEDFIQTDAAINPGNSGGALVNTRGEVVGISTAIYSRSGGYQGIGFAIPSNMARDVLDSILKNGRVVRGYAGIAVQNLTPEMARAFDLGELRGAIVASLDPDGPAAAAGLHRGDVIVSFRGRTVVTDNDLRTQLSRLRPGDRAALEFVRDGRRREATIVLSEPPAGQRGPARRR, from the coding sequence ATGAACCGCGCGCTGGCGGATCGGGACGGGAGGAAGGGGGTGACCTCCGCCGGCCTGCTGCTCGCGGGGGCCTGTCTGGGCGCAGCCTTGCTCGCGCTGGTCTCGACGGCCCGCCGACACGGCCACCCGGAGATCGGGCGGGGCCAGTCCGCCGGAGGGGCGGAGGCCCCGGCCGAGGGTCCGCGCGGCCTCTCCCCCTCTCAGGCGCCGCACCTCGACGCAGGCTCGACGTCCCGGACGTCCCAGGACGGCTACGCCGCCATCGCCCGCGCCGTCATGCCTGCGGTCGTGAACATCTCCTCCTACAAGGTCATCCGCACCTACCAGTATTCGCCGTTCCTGGTCGATCCGTTCTTCCGCGATTTCTTCGGCGAGGAGTTCCCCGGCCTCGTGGTTCCCCGCGACCAGCGCGCCATGAGCCTCGGCTCCGGCGTCCTCGTGGACGACCAGGGGACCATCCTGACCAACTACCACGTGGTCGAGCAGGCCCAGGAGGTGAAGGCGGCGCTCGGGGACGGACGGGAGATGCGGGCCAGGATCGTCGGCGCCGATCAGCGCACCGACCTCGCGGTGCTGCGCGTCGAGCGGGACTCCCTGCCCCACGCGGTCATGGGGGACTCGGAGAGGCTCGAGGTGGGGGACATCGTGCTGGCGATCGGCAACCCGTTCGGGCTGGGCGAGACCGTCACCATGGGGATCGTCAGCGCCATCGGGCGCGGCAGCCTCGGCCTGGCCGACTACGAGGACTTCATCCAGACCGACGCGGCGATCAACCCGGGCAACTCGGGCGGGGCGCTGGTGAACACCCGCGGCGAGGTGGTCGGCATCAGCACCGCGATCTACTCGCGCTCCGGCGGGTACCAGGGGATCGGCTTCGCCATTCCCTCCAACATGGCGCGCGACGTGCTCGACAGCATTCTGAAGAACGGCCGCGTCGTGCGCGGCTACGCCGGGATCGCCGTCCAGAACCTCACGCCCGAGATGGCCCGCGCCTTCGATCTCGGCGAGCTTCGCGGCGCCATCGTCGCGTCGCTCGATCCGGACGGCCCGGCCGCCGCGGCGGGCCTTCATCGCGGCGACGTCATCGTCTCGTTCCGCGGCCGGACGGTCGTCACGGACAACGATCTGCGCACGCAGCTGTCGCGCCTCAGGCCGGGCGACCGGGCGGCCCTGGAGTTCGTCCGGGACGGGCGCCGGCGCGAGGCGACGATCGTCCTGTCGGAGCCGCCCGCGGGGCAGCGGGGCCCGGCGCGCCGCCGCTGA
- a CDS encoding DNA polymerase III subunit alpha: protein MSDPPAFVHLQVRSHYSLMRGAASLEALCAAAAERGMRAIACTDVDGLYGAVRFREIALDCGLSPVLGAEVTAPDARRREAGERATLLVKTAEGYANLCRILTRRHLDPGFSVLDALKGDTRGLVVLSPSLALLQAALEARGARDLHLALGSSSAPSAAEGTFHRLRAARRLGIGPVAVNDVHFVDAGGFDLHRLLRAISLNTTLDRVPPEDLASPQAWLKPPLEMERAYPHCPEAVAATARIAEECVLDAPPWGALVFPRFADLKIDGASGDSLALLEARCEEGARWRYGAVTPQVRARLDHELAIIREKNFADYFLVVQEIVRRSPRTCGRGSAAASIVSYVLGITHVEPIRHDLYFERFLNRGRVDPPDIDVDFCWDERDDLLDWVFRTLGEERTAMIANHVTFRARAAVREVAKVYGLPDAEIARVASGLSRYWGAETALEATRRSPLFRGAEFDPRQGGVLARPPWPEILEAAARLEGFPRHLSVHCGGVVIAPDGVSRHVPVERAAKGVRVIQWEKDQAEEAGLVKIDLLGNRSLSVIRDACAAVREHGGPDLPSGSFDPIDDPRTQEKIRDGDTMGVFYVESPAMRQLQQKTRRGDFEHLVIHSSIIRPAANDYIREYVRRLRGGAWTSLHPILDEVLHETYGIMCYQEDVARTAIRMAGFSDAEADGLRKVLSKKWAGKKVEDYRQQFTRGAGERGIPPEVVGEVWRMILSFAGYSFCKPHSASYALVSFKACYLKAHHPAEFMAAVISNGGGYYSTFAYVSECRRMGLEVLLPDINESARAYTGGSARAEQGAPPGQRAPDREERGTVRVGLMQIKGLRDEALEAILAERKEGGPFASFDEFLGRVPIDPSDARLLIRAGAFDGIGFGAERAAAARPATGATGSGAAAGPDLAVRPRLHWRLAEWEAKTEGRRSAARSLFPPDLGPLPDPRPYDEARLLRDEADALGFLVSRHPLTLYRGHLLALRQAGIRPVRAAALKEHVGRRVATIGWLVTGKVVTTKEDEPMEFISFEDTTAIYETTFFPRAYERFCGMLTAARPFVLKGTIEEEFGAVAMTVEEAAWLDRVAPRPIDGGAPRPVSGGAPGPAAPRAAPTGRSSPRAGARPGRTPGPPGRPA from the coding sequence ATGAGCGATCCTCCCGCCTTCGTCCATCTTCAAGTCCGCTCGCACTACAGCCTGATGCGCGGCGCCGCGAGCCTCGAGGCGCTGTGCGCCGCCGCGGCGGAGCGCGGCATGCGGGCGATCGCCTGCACCGACGTGGACGGGCTGTACGGGGCGGTGCGCTTCCGGGAGATCGCCCTCGACTGCGGGCTCTCGCCCGTCCTCGGGGCGGAGGTGACGGCCCCCGACGCGCGGCGCCGCGAGGCGGGGGAGAGGGCGACGCTTCTGGTGAAGACGGCGGAGGGGTACGCCAACCTCTGCCGCATCCTGACGCGGCGGCATCTCGACCCCGGCTTCTCGGTCCTGGACGCGCTCAAGGGAGACACCCGCGGGCTGGTCGTCCTGTCGCCGTCTTTGGCCCTGCTGCAGGCGGCGCTCGAGGCTCGCGGGGCGCGCGATCTGCATCTGGCGCTCGGGTCGTCGTCGGCGCCGTCGGCGGCGGAGGGGACGTTCCACCGGCTGCGCGCCGCGCGGCGGCTCGGCATCGGGCCGGTCGCGGTCAACGACGTGCACTTCGTGGACGCGGGGGGCTTCGACCTGCACCGGCTGCTGCGCGCCATCTCCCTCAACACCACGCTCGACCGCGTCCCGCCGGAGGATCTGGCGTCGCCGCAGGCCTGGCTCAAGCCGCCCCTCGAGATGGAGCGCGCCTACCCGCACTGCCCCGAGGCGGTGGCGGCGACGGCGCGCATCGCGGAGGAGTGCGTCCTCGACGCGCCCCCCTGGGGGGCGCTCGTCTTCCCGCGCTTCGCGGACCTGAAGATCGACGGCGCGTCCGGCGACTCGCTCGCCCTGCTCGAGGCGCGCTGCGAGGAGGGGGCGCGCTGGCGGTACGGCGCGGTCACGCCGCAGGTGCGCGCCCGGCTCGATCACGAGCTGGCGATCATCCGCGAGAAGAATTTCGCCGACTACTTCCTGGTGGTGCAGGAGATCGTGAGGCGCTCTCCTCGTACATGTGGAAGGGGGTCGGCGGCGGCGTCGATCGTCTCGTACGTGCTCGGCATCACGCACGTCGAGCCGATCCGGCACGACCTGTACTTCGAGCGCTTCCTGAACCGCGGCCGGGTCGACCCGCCCGACATCGACGTCGACTTCTGCTGGGACGAGCGGGACGACCTGCTCGACTGGGTGTTCAGGACGCTCGGCGAGGAGCGCACGGCGATGATCGCCAACCACGTCACCTTCCGGGCCCGGGCCGCGGTGCGCGAGGTGGCGAAGGTCTACGGCCTGCCGGACGCGGAGATCGCCCGGGTCGCCTCGGGCCTGTCGCGCTACTGGGGGGCGGAGACGGCGCTCGAGGCGACGCGACGTTCGCCGCTCTTCCGCGGCGCGGAGTTCGACCCGCGACAGGGAGGGGTGCTGGCGCGGCCGCCGTGGCCGGAGATCCTGGAGGCGGCGGCGCGGCTCGAGGGCTTCCCGCGCCACCTGTCGGTGCACTGCGGCGGGGTCGTGATCGCCCCCGACGGGGTGTCGCGCCACGTGCCGGTGGAGCGGGCGGCGAAGGGGGTGCGGGTCATCCAGTGGGAGAAGGACCAGGCCGAGGAGGCCGGCCTGGTCAAGATCGATCTCCTGGGGAACCGTTCGCTGTCGGTCATCCGCGACGCCTGCGCCGCCGTCCGGGAGCACGGCGGTCCGGACCTGCCGTCCGGCTCGTTCGACCCGATCGACGACCCGCGCACGCAGGAGAAGATCCGGGACGGCGACACGATGGGGGTGTTCTACGTCGAGTCGCCGGCCATGCGGCAGCTGCAGCAGAAGACGCGCCGCGGCGACTTCGAGCACCTGGTCATCCACTCGTCGATCATCCGGCCGGCCGCCAACGACTACATCCGCGAGTACGTCCGCCGCCTGCGCGGCGGCGCCTGGACGTCGCTCCACCCGATCCTCGACGAGGTGCTGCACGAGACCTACGGGATCATGTGCTACCAGGAGGACGTGGCGCGCACCGCCATCCGCATGGCCGGCTTCAGCGACGCCGAGGCGGACGGCCTGCGCAAGGTGCTGTCGAAGAAGTGGGCCGGGAAGAAGGTCGAGGACTACCGGCAGCAGTTCACCCGGGGGGCGGGGGAGCGCGGCATCCCTCCCGAAGTCGTCGGAGAGGTCTGGCGGATGATCCTGTCGTTCGCCGGCTACTCCTTCTGCAAGCCGCACTCGGCCTCGTACGCCCTCGTGTCGTTCAAGGCGTGCTACCTCAAGGCGCACCACCCGGCCGAGTTCATGGCGGCGGTCATCAGCAACGGGGGCGGCTACTACTCGACCTTCGCGTACGTCTCCGAGTGCCGCCGGATGGGGCTCGAGGTGCTTCTGCCGGACATCAACGAGAGCGCCAGGGCGTACACCGGCGGGAGCGCGCGGGCGGAGCAGGGCGCGCCGCCGGGGCAGCGGGCGCCGGACCGGGAGGAGCGGGGTACTGTGCGCGTCGGCCTGATGCAGATCAAGGGGCTGCGCGACGAGGCGCTCGAGGCGATCCTCGCCGAGCGCAAGGAGGGCGGACCGTTCGCCTCGTTCGACGAATTCCTCGGGCGCGTGCCGATCGATCCGTCGGACGCGCGCCTCCTCATCCGCGCCGGCGCGTTCGACGGCATCGGGTTCGGGGCCGAGCGTGCCGCGGCCGCGCGGCCGGCGACAGGCGCGACCGGGTCCGGCGCGGCGGCCGGCCCCGATCTGGCGGTCCGGCCGCGGCTGCACTGGCGGCTGGCGGAGTGGGAGGCGAAGACGGAGGGGCGGCGCTCGGCGGCGCGCTCCCTGTTTCCTCCCGACCTGGGGCCGCTGCCGGATCCGCGGCCGTACGACGAGGCGCGCCTGCTCAGGGACGAGGCCGACGCCCTCGGCTTCCTGGTGAGCCGGCACCCGCTGACGCTGTATCGCGGGCACCTCCTGGCCTTGCGGCAGGCCGGGATCCGGCCGGTGCGGGCCGCGGCGCTCAAGGAGCACGTGGGGAGGAGGGTGGCGACGATCGGCTGGCTCGTCACCGGGAAGGTGGTGACCACGAAGGAGGACGAGCCGATGGAGTTCATCTCCTTCGAGGACACCACGGCGATCTACGAGACCACGTTCTTCCCGCGCGCCTACGAGCGCTTCTGCGGCATGCTCACGGCGGCGCGGCCGTTCGTCCTGAAGGGGACGATCGAAGAGGAGTTCGGGGCGGTGGCGATGACGGTCGAGGAGGCGGCCTGGCTGGACCGGGTGGCGCCGCGGCCGATCGACGGCGGAGCGCCGAGGCCGGTCAGCGGCGGCGCGCCGGGCCCCGCTGCCCCGCGGGCGGCTCCGACAGGACGATCGTCGCCTCGCGCCGGCGCCCGTCCCGGACGAACTCCAGGGCCGCCCGGTCGCCCGGCCTGA
- a CDS encoding DNA polymerase IV, translated as MLRSVLHVDIAAFPIAVERVIEPHLRGRPVLVAPPGSARAPVWVVSQEAAREGVRTGMPLPVALRRCPGVAVLHPNEALYRRATGALLSLLGGFSPLIEPAALGQTFLDLTGTGRLFGAAQDAAVRIRREIEARLRLKPTVGLATSKLVSRVAARVIRPDGLCDVFPGSEAPFLAPLPVGLLPAAHGETRERLSDLNVARVADLLRFSPAQLLVAFGRQGGRLRGQALGIDASPVRPPEEAVAVVEEETLAEDSNHEAVLLRALFGLCERAGARLRRLQARAGRLRVTLRHSDDVLARREERLPLPVAADLPLFAQARGICERARARRVRVRWIELRCLEIARAPRQLELFRPAAFDARARDGGAAGPLAEAMDRIRGRFGGRAILSGRMFAGRAVSPAEGGARSPVPPR; from the coding sequence ATGCTCCGCAGCGTCCTTCACGTCGACATCGCCGCCTTCCCGATCGCCGTCGAGAGGGTGATCGAGCCCCATCTGCGCGGGCGGCCGGTGCTGGTGGCGCCGCCCGGGTCGGCGCGAGCGCCGGTCTGGGTGGTGTCGCAGGAGGCGGCGCGGGAAGGGGTGCGGACCGGGATGCCCTTGCCCGTGGCGCTGCGGCGCTGCCCGGGGGTGGCGGTCCTGCATCCGAACGAGGCGCTCTACCGGCGGGCCACGGGGGCGCTCCTCTCGCTGCTCGGCGGGTTCTCCCCCCTGATCGAGCCGGCTGCGTTGGGGCAGACGTTTCTGGATCTCACCGGCACGGGGCGCCTGTTCGGCGCGGCGCAGGACGCGGCGGTGCGCATCCGCCGCGAGATCGAAGCGCGGCTGCGGCTCAAGCCGACGGTCGGGCTGGCGACGAGCAAGCTGGTGAGCCGCGTGGCCGCGCGGGTGATCCGGCCGGACGGGCTGTGCGACGTCTTCCCGGGATCGGAGGCGCCGTTCCTGGCCCCCTTGCCGGTCGGGCTCCTGCCGGCGGCGCACGGCGAGACGCGCGAGCGGCTTTCCGACCTCAACGTCGCACGGGTGGCCGATCTGCTGCGCTTCTCGCCGGCGCAGCTTCTGGTCGCGTTCGGGCGGCAAGGCGGGCGGCTGCGCGGCCAGGCGCTCGGGATCGACGCCTCGCCGGTGCGCCCGCCCGAGGAGGCGGTGGCGGTGGTGGAGGAGGAGACGCTCGCCGAGGACTCGAACCACGAGGCGGTGCTGCTGCGGGCGCTCTTCGGCCTGTGCGAGCGGGCGGGGGCGCGGCTGCGGCGGCTTCAGGCGCGGGCCGGCCGGCTGCGGGTCACGCTGCGCCACAGCGACGACGTCCTGGCGCGCCGCGAGGAGCGGCTGCCCCTGCCGGTCGCCGCGGACCTTCCGCTGTTCGCGCAGGCGCGGGGGATCTGCGAGCGGGCCCGGGCGCGGCGGGTGCGGGTGCGCTGGATCGAGCTGCGCTGCCTGGAGATCGCCCGCGCCCCCAGGCAGCTGGAGCTGTTCCGCCCGGCGGCGTTCGACGCAAGGGCCCGGGACGGCGGCGCCGCCGGCCCGCTGGCGGAGGCGATGGATCGGATCCGCGGGCGCTTCGGCGGCCGGGCGATCCTTTCCGGGAGGATGTTCGCGGGGCGGGCCGTTTCACCCGCGGAGGGCGGCGCACGGTCGCCGGTGCCGCCCCGATGA
- the lexA gene encoding transcriptional repressor LexA: MARAQAVQTGTLTKRQQIVFEFIKGYIQAHGVSPSYEEIRRNFGFGSYNSVQKHLKSLVTKGFLKTPWGNQKRALMLVEPGPATTILTLLGRVAAGRPIEAIQNPDTVEVPEMLLRGEDNFALRVVGDSMVDEGIRDGDIVIVKSQRDAKNGQTVVALIGDEATIKQYYRRGARIELRPANPRMSSLVVSEDDLQLQGIVVGLIRKFDR, from the coding sequence ATGGCGCGCGCGCAGGCAGTGCAGACAGGCACCCTCACGAAGCGGCAGCAGATCGTCTTCGAGTTCATCAAGGGATACATCCAGGCGCACGGCGTCTCCCCGTCCTACGAGGAGATCCGCCGGAACTTCGGCTTCGGCTCCTACAACTCCGTCCAGAAGCACCTCAAGAGCCTGGTCACGAAGGGTTTCTTGAAGACTCCCTGGGGGAACCAGAAGCGGGCCCTCATGCTGGTCGAGCCCGGCCCGGCCACGACCATCCTGACCCTTCTCGGGCGGGTGGCCGCCGGCCGCCCGATCGAGGCGATCCAGAACCCCGACACCGTCGAGGTCCCCGAGATGCTCCTGCGCGGCGAGGACAACTTCGCCCTGCGCGTGGTCGGCGACAGCATGGTGGACGAGGGGATCCGCGACGGCGACATCGTCATCGTCAAGAGCCAGCGCGATGCCAAGAACGGCCAGACCGTGGTCGCCCTGATCGGCGACGAGGCGACCATCAAGCAGTACTACCGCCGCGGCGCCCGCATCGAGCTGCGCCCCGCCAACCCGCGCATGTCGTCGCTGGTGGTGAGCGAAGATGATCTCCAGCTGCAGGGGATCGTGGTGGGGCTGATCCGGAAGTTCGACCGGTAA
- a CDS encoding glycosyltransferase family 39 protein, producing the protein MAAPQAGVGSFTSRLDAALQVAAAPLAAALALGGQYVISLNRGLYRSLAPGAALLGLAILLLIVALARRRHDAGPPADPSSEMGGPALRRLPANVEWILVALILLAGLYVRLYRIDLVPWGLNNDEAINALEVKDVSARSGMDAVLGARSLTTRGLSRETMFHYLGAFSFRIAGIELNLLRAMPAVFGLSPRLIQDPLMDLVIPLRAVAIAAGALTLLALYLFARDRFGWFVALLATAFLAFSPWHILYSRVGERAVLAPLFAIATVGFFLKAFESGRMRDHVAWGLALGLGFWSYTSFRAIPMAMVAFALLRRPLGWAPGGSGDPRARRAAYAAIGIAAGLLVVQMLSSPVGVLGFLTRGAYATLVTPQANFPLNVLCSLGLAHFVPGRYAVIQSAAFISDGMSTTYGLIGLAPETTVVAALSALGLVYAAWRALRRRDAACGLLVLCVLALVATVGVAGPSLTRLLVNDPWLCLVAALFVSRMVFDLAAIRPPLTAWAAGLLIVPLVAWSGAQGFSNYFLRAGKSEQAMQNFGATQTIMGMFVRALPPDRLVYVLHTLRVDTLRYLIGDRPGVYLISDPSTVDFDGVIKSPRSATFVIEFARPFAEAMRYLIMRYPLGDATQIADARLDPDKILFYTFTLWKDENGQAVPPPDAFAPGAPPPGPPAFAPPPS; encoded by the coding sequence ATGGCTGCACCGCAGGCAGGAGTCGGGTCGTTCACGTCGCGACTCGACGCGGCGCTGCAAGTGGCCGCAGCGCCGCTCGCCGCCGCTCTCGCCCTGGGCGGCCAGTACGTCATCTCCCTCAACCGCGGTCTCTACCGGAGCCTCGCCCCCGGAGCGGCGCTGCTCGGCCTGGCGATCCTGCTCCTGATCGTCGCCCTGGCGCGGAGGCGTCACGACGCGGGCCCTCCGGCCGATCCATCCTCGGAAATGGGGGGCCCCGCTCTCCGCCGCCTGCCGGCGAACGTCGAGTGGATCCTGGTCGCCCTGATCCTTCTCGCCGGCCTCTACGTGCGCCTCTACCGCATCGATCTCGTCCCCTGGGGACTGAACAACGACGAGGCGATCAACGCCCTGGAAGTGAAGGACGTCTCCGCCCGAAGCGGCATGGACGCCGTCCTCGGAGCCCGGAGCCTGACGACGCGCGGGCTCAGCCGGGAGACGATGTTCCACTACCTCGGCGCGTTCTCGTTCCGGATCGCGGGAATCGAGCTCAACCTCCTGAGGGCGATGCCGGCGGTGTTCGGGCTGTCGCCGCGGCTGATCCAGGACCCGCTGATGGATCTGGTGATCCCGCTGCGGGCGGTCGCCATCGCCGCCGGAGCGCTGACGCTTCTGGCGCTCTACCTGTTCGCCCGCGACCGGTTCGGCTGGTTCGTCGCCCTCCTGGCGACGGCGTTTCTCGCGTTCTCTCCCTGGCACATCCTCTACAGCCGGGTGGGGGAGCGGGCCGTCCTGGCGCCCCTGTTCGCCATCGCCACGGTCGGCTTCTTCCTGAAGGCCTTCGAGTCGGGCCGGATGCGCGACCACGTGGCGTGGGGCCTCGCCCTGGGGCTCGGCTTCTGGAGCTACACGTCGTTTCGCGCCATCCCGATGGCCATGGTGGCCTTCGCCCTCCTGCGACGCCCGCTCGGCTGGGCCCCGGGAGGCTCCGGCGATCCGAGGGCGCGGCGGGCGGCGTATGCCGCGATCGGCATCGCGGCCGGCCTCCTCGTCGTGCAGATGCTCTCGTCGCCGGTCGGCGTTCTGGGGTTCCTGACGCGCGGCGCCTACGCTACCCTGGTCACGCCCCAGGCGAATTTCCCGCTCAATGTCCTCTGCTCGCTCGGGCTGGCCCATTTCGTCCCGGGGCGCTACGCCGTCATCCAGAGCGCCGCCTTCATCAGCGACGGCATGAGCACGACCTACGGCCTGATTGGCCTGGCGCCGGAGACCACGGTCGTGGCGGCGCTGTCGGCGCTCGGCCTGGTCTACGCCGCCTGGCGCGCCCTGCGCCGCCGGGACGCCGCGTGCGGGCTTCTCGTCCTCTGCGTCCTGGCGCTCGTCGCGACCGTCGGCGTCGCCGGCCCCAGCCTGACGCGCCTGCTCGTGAACGACCCCTGGCTGTGCCTGGTCGCGGCGCTCTTCGTCTCCCGGATGGTCTTCGATCTGGCCGCCATCCGGCCGCCGCTCACCGCCTGGGCCGCCGGCCTCTTGATCGTGCCCCTGGTCGCCTGGAGCGGCGCGCAGGGGTTCTCGAACTATTTCCTGCGCGCCGGGAAGTCGGAGCAGGCGATGCAGAACTTCGGCGCCACGCAGACGATCATGGGGATGTTCGTCCGCGCCCTGCCGCCCGACCGGCTGGTGTACGTGCTGCACACCCTGCGCGTCGACACCCTGCGATACCTGATCGGCGACCGCCCCGGCGTCTATCTGATCAGCGATCCCTCCACCGTCGACTTCGACGGCGTCATCAAGTCGCCGAGGAGCGCGACCTTCGTCATCGAGTTCGCCCGCCCGTTCGCCGAGGCGATGCGCTACCTGATCATGCGCTACCCGCTCGGGGACGCCACCCAGATCGCCGACGCCCGCCTCGATCCCGACAAGATCCTGTTCTACACGTTCACGCTCTGGAAGGACGAGAACGGCCAGGCGGTGCCGCCGCCCGACGCCTTCGCGCCGGGGGCGCCGCCCCCCGGGCCGCCGGCCTTCGCCCCCCCACCCTCTTGA